A portion of the Natrinema salaciae genome contains these proteins:
- a CDS encoding PINc/VapC family ATPase produces MNVVPDTSVVIDGRVSATIEDGQFEGATICVPEAVVAELEAQANDGIDSGWDGLEELQRLADLADDGVVELEYVGERPNAIERGHASEGEIDAVIRDLAEELDATFITSDVVQSEVAQAKGLDVEYVSPEVRDIGTLAVEEFFDDQTMSVHLKADAVPKAKRGALGEMRYETIADDPIDEATMDEYAREIVEGAKEASGGFIELSEPGMNIVQFRDYRIAIGRPPFSDGIEITAVRPIAQTDMEDYEHADELKERLLERQRGVLISGAPGAGKSTFAQAVARYISDHDYSVKTMEKPRDLQVGPDITQYTELGGEMAKTADALLMVRPDYTIYDEVRKTDDFEVFADMRLAGVGMIGVVHATRPIDALQRLVGRVELGMIPQVVDTVVYIEAGEVETVYDVKTEVKVPAGLTEEDLARPVIQVTNFQTGEPEYEIYTFNRQVVTVPLKDEEGGPANESGVDRIAKQEIEREIRSIARGYVDVELKSQDKAVVYVEDDDISSVIGKGGGRITDVENRLGIDIDVRTHDENPNYGAGGGAGGASANGGGGGSGGSQAGQMVQPEITSRHIVIPVDGNHGETVEVQAAGDYLFTATVSRGGEIQVSRGSAIAEELERAIDRKDPVTVVPS; encoded by the coding sequence ATGAACGTCGTGCCGGATACGAGCGTGGTCATCGACGGCCGCGTCTCGGCGACTATCGAAGACGGGCAGTTCGAGGGAGCGACGATCTGCGTGCCCGAGGCGGTCGTCGCGGAACTCGAGGCGCAGGCGAACGACGGGATCGACAGCGGCTGGGATGGCCTCGAAGAGCTCCAGCGGCTGGCCGACCTCGCCGACGACGGGGTCGTCGAGCTCGAGTACGTCGGGGAGCGGCCCAACGCCATCGAGCGGGGCCACGCCTCCGAGGGTGAGATCGACGCCGTGATCCGGGACCTCGCGGAGGAGCTGGACGCGACCTTCATCACCAGCGACGTCGTCCAGTCGGAGGTCGCGCAGGCGAAGGGGCTCGACGTCGAGTACGTCTCCCCGGAGGTCCGCGACATCGGCACGCTGGCCGTCGAGGAGTTCTTCGACGATCAGACGATGAGCGTCCACCTCAAGGCCGACGCCGTGCCGAAGGCCAAACGCGGCGCACTCGGCGAGATGCGTTACGAGACGATCGCCGACGACCCCATCGACGAGGCGACGATGGACGAGTACGCCCGCGAGATCGTCGAGGGTGCCAAGGAGGCCTCCGGCGGCTTCATCGAGCTGTCGGAGCCGGGGATGAACATCGTCCAGTTCCGCGATTATCGGATCGCCATCGGCCGCCCGCCGTTCTCGGACGGCATCGAGATCACCGCCGTCCGGCCGATCGCCCAGACCGACATGGAGGACTACGAGCACGCCGACGAACTGAAAGAGCGGCTGCTCGAACGCCAGCGCGGCGTCCTCATTTCGGGTGCGCCCGGGGCCGGGAAGTCGACCTTCGCGCAGGCGGTCGCCCGCTACATCTCCGATCACGACTACTCGGTCAAGACCATGGAGAAACCGCGAGACCTGCAGGTCGGGCCCGACATCACCCAGTATACGGAGTTGGGCGGCGAGATGGCCAAGACGGCCGACGCCCTGCTGATGGTCCGGCCGGACTACACGATCTACGACGAGGTCCGAAAGACCGACGACTTCGAGGTCTTCGCGGACATGCGGCTGGCCGGCGTCGGCATGATCGGCGTCGTCCACGCGACGCGACCGATCGACGCCCTCCAGCGGCTCGTGGGACGGGTCGAACTCGGGATGATCCCGCAGGTCGTCGACACCGTCGTCTACATCGAAGCCGGCGAGGTCGAGACGGTCTACGACGTCAAGACCGAGGTCAAGGTCCCCGCCGGCCTCACCGAGGAGGACCTCGCTCGGCCGGTCATTCAGGTCACGAACTTCCAGACCGGCGAGCCCGAGTACGAGATCTACACTTTCAACCGACAGGTCGTCACCGTCCCGCTGAAAGACGAGGAGGGTGGCCCGGCCAACGAGTCCGGCGTCGACCGCATCGCCAAACAGGAGATCGAGCGCGAGATCCGCTCGATCGCCCGCGGCTACGTCGACGTCGAACTCAAGAGCCAGGACAAAGCCGTCGTCTACGTCGAAGACGACGACATCTCGAGCGTCATCGGGAAGGGCGGCGGCCGCATCACCGACGTCGAGAACCGGCTGGGGATCGATATCGACGTGCGCACGCACGACGAGAACCCCAACTACGGCGCGGGCGGGGGTGCCGGCGGCGCGAGCGCGAACGGCGGTGGCGGCGGTTCCGGCGGATCGCAAGCCGGCCAGATGGTCCAGCCCGAGATCACCTCACGACACATCGTCATTCCCGTCGACGGCAACCACGGCGAGACCGTCGAGGTCCAGGCCGCTGGCGACTACCTCTTCACCGCGACGGTAAGCCGCGGCGGCGAAATCCAGGTGTCGCGCGGGAGCGCGATCGCGGAGGAACTCGAGCGGGCGATCGACCGCAAGGACCCGGTGACGGTCGTCCCGTCGTAA
- a CDS encoding Brp/Blh family beta-carotene 15,15'-dioxygenase, whose amino-acid sequence MTGDTTDRRADGRASAESRSRAARLSLGFGSLLAVAAVATIAFGSPPLVYQYVPLALSVLVLGLPHGAVDHLVLPRVRDDPVTPRSLAFVGVLYLLLGCAYAVVWFLAPVAAFVLFVLVTLVHWGQGDVYALLEFVGADHLETRASRLLALLVRGGLPMLVPLVAFPAQYAFVAETLVGLFDPGAATALDPLFEPAVRTAVTIGFGSLIALSVLLGVHRTSPGERWPWLVDAAETLGLVCYFATVPPILAIGLYFCFWHSLRHVLRTMLVDPVASAALERGAIRTAVSRFAHDAAPLTVAALVVLVGIWIAVPRTPATVADVLAVYLVGIAVLTLPHVVVVSLLDREAGIWSL is encoded by the coding sequence ATGACCGGTGATACGACCGATCGGCGCGCCGATGGCCGAGCGAGCGCCGAGAGCCGATCGCGGGCCGCTCGGCTGAGCCTCGGCTTCGGCTCGCTGCTCGCCGTCGCCGCCGTGGCGACGATCGCGTTCGGTTCGCCGCCGCTCGTCTACCAGTACGTGCCGCTGGCGCTCAGCGTCCTCGTTCTCGGACTCCCCCACGGCGCCGTCGACCACCTCGTGTTACCGCGGGTCCGAGACGACCCGGTGACGCCGCGATCGCTCGCGTTCGTCGGCGTCCTCTACCTGCTCCTCGGGTGCGCCTACGCCGTCGTCTGGTTTCTCGCGCCCGTCGCCGCGTTCGTCCTGTTCGTCCTCGTCACGCTCGTCCACTGGGGGCAGGGTGACGTCTACGCGCTCCTCGAGTTCGTCGGTGCCGACCACCTCGAGACGCGGGCCAGCCGGCTGCTCGCCCTCCTCGTCAGGGGCGGCCTCCCGATGCTCGTCCCGTTGGTCGCCTTCCCGGCGCAGTACGCGTTCGTCGCCGAGACGCTCGTCGGATTGTTCGACCCCGGCGCGGCGACCGCGCTCGACCCGCTCTTCGAACCGGCGGTTCGGACGGCCGTGACGATCGGGTTCGGGTCCCTGATCGCGCTCTCGGTCCTCCTCGGAGTCCATCGAACGAGCCCCGGCGAGCGGTGGCCGTGGCTCGTCGACGCCGCGGAGACGCTGGGTCTCGTCTGCTACTTCGCCACCGTGCCGCCGATTCTCGCGATCGGTCTCTACTTCTGTTTCTGGCACTCCCTCCGGCACGTCCTCAGAACGATGCTCGTGGACCCCGTCGCCAGCGCGGCCCTCGAGCGCGGGGCGATCCGGACCGCCGTTTCCCGCTTCGCCCACGACGCGGCGCCGTTGACCGTCGCCGCGCTGGTCGTCCTCGTCGGTATCTGGATCGCCGTCCCGCGGACGCCCGCGACCGTCGCCGACGTCCTCGCGGTCTATCTGGTCGGGATCGCCGTGCTGACGCTTCCGCACGTCGTCGTGGTCTCCCTGCTCGATCGGGAAGCGGGGATCTGGTCGCTCTGA
- a CDS encoding lycopene cyclase domain-containing protein — protein sequence MTVPLTYFGIHLAFLLPPILILGWLAFRRDRAWWGVRPLSGLGIMIVLAVVYTTPFTNRLIPAGVWWYGEGAVLATVWHTPIEEYLFFVLQPILTALWLFQVRPTADRSLAIPRTHRLLGVAGGLAIAVVGLVLLGDTATYYLGWLFLWAGPVLAVQWGFGSTFLWDARRSLLVAIAVPTLYLWLVDRIAIELGVWVISDAHTTGYALLGLPIEEALFFLVTTLFVVQGITMYIWVLDRIDGVSAWTSASPQFPTSSDDR from the coding sequence ATGACCGTTCCGCTCACGTACTTCGGCATCCACCTCGCCTTCCTGCTGCCGCCAATCCTGATTCTGGGGTGGCTCGCGTTCCGGCGCGATCGCGCCTGGTGGGGCGTTCGCCCCCTCTCGGGACTCGGCATCATGATCGTCCTCGCCGTCGTCTACACGACGCCGTTTACGAACCGCCTCATCCCCGCCGGCGTCTGGTGGTACGGGGAGGGTGCCGTCCTCGCGACCGTCTGGCACACGCCGATCGAGGAGTACCTCTTCTTCGTCCTCCAGCCGATACTGACCGCGCTCTGGCTGTTTCAGGTGAGACCGACCGCCGATCGGTCGCTGGCGATTCCCCGCACACACCGACTGCTCGGCGTCGCCGGCGGGCTGGCGATCGCCGTCGTCGGCCTGGTGCTCCTCGGCGACACCGCGACGTACTATCTGGGCTGGCTATTCCTCTGGGCCGGGCCGGTCCTCGCCGTCCAGTGGGGGTTCGGGTCGACGTTCCTGTGGGACGCCCGCCGGTCGCTACTGGTCGCGATCGCCGTCCCGACGCTGTACCTCTGGCTGGTCGATCGGATTGCGATCGAACTCGGCGTCTGGGTCATCTCCGACGCGCACACCACCGGATACGCGCTCCTCGGGCTTCCGATCGAAGAGGCGCTGTTCTTCCTCGTAACCACTCTCTTCGTCGTCCAGGGGATCACCATGTACATCTGGGTGCTCGATCGAATCGACGGCGTTTCGGCGTGGACGAGCGCGTCTCCGCAGTTCCCGACGAGTTCCGATGACCGGTGA
- a CDS encoding bacteriorhodopsin, producing MQSVHDLGFRAQNAVLQNVATDRELFEYVFGGDNTLLALSFVVNIALAGITILGIAYLGRNLTDPRSKAIAMTLMLISVVSISSYSGLTSGLTLGIVEMPPGHPAAGATTAGQDGVLTMWGRYLTWTFSTPFILIALGMIAGSNWTKILTACAFTIAMCVTGLAAALTTSSLVLRWWWFVLGTIFFFVIVYIILVDWTAEASVTGTADLFRTLKLLTVVGWFGYPILWALGVEGFAILDVVVTSWGYSILDMITKYAVTFVAMLYIADEPDVITGGADYGTSMPGLVPGDD from the coding sequence ATGCAGTCAGTCCACGACCTCGGTTTCCGCGCCCAGAACGCCGTCCTGCAGAACGTCGCGACGGACCGGGAACTATTCGAGTACGTCTTCGGTGGTGACAACACCCTGCTCGCGCTGTCGTTCGTCGTCAACATCGCCCTCGCGGGGATCACCATCCTCGGAATCGCCTACCTCGGGCGAAACCTGACGGACCCCCGGTCGAAGGCGATCGCGATGACGCTGATGCTGATCTCGGTCGTTTCGATCTCGAGTTACAGCGGGCTCACGTCGGGGCTGACTCTGGGGATCGTCGAGATGCCGCCGGGCCACCCGGCCGCGGGTGCGACGACGGCCGGCCAGGACGGCGTCCTGACGATGTGGGGTCGATACCTCACGTGGACGTTCTCGACCCCGTTCATCCTGATCGCGCTCGGGATGATCGCCGGGTCGAACTGGACGAAGATCCTCACGGCCTGCGCGTTCACGATCGCGATGTGCGTCACCGGCCTGGCCGCCGCGCTGACCACGTCCTCGCTGGTGCTGCGGTGGTGGTGGTTCGTCCTGGGAACGATCTTTTTCTTCGTGATCGTCTACATCATCCTCGTCGACTGGACCGCCGAAGCGTCGGTGACGGGAACGGCCGATCTGTTCCGGACGCTGAAACTCCTCACCGTCGTCGGCTGGTTCGGCTACCCGATCCTCTGGGCGCTCGGCGTCGAAGGCTTCGCCATTCTGGACGTCGTTGTCACCTCCTGGGGATACAGCATCCTCGACATGATCACGAAGTACGCCGTGACGTTCGTCGCCATGCTCTACATCGCCGACGAACCCGACGTGATCACCGGCGGGGCGGACTACGGCACTAGCATGCCCGGACTCGTCCCGGGCGACGACTGA
- a CDS encoding bacteriorhodopsin, whose protein sequence is MAATVGPESIWLWIGTIGMTLGTLYFVGRGRGVRDQKMQEFYIITIFITTIAAAMYFAMATGFGVTEVMVGDEALTVYWARYADWLFTTPLLLLDLALLAGANRNTIATLIGLDIFMIGTGAIAAFASTTGTRIAWWAISTGALLTLLYVLVGTLSENARSQSPEVASLFGRLRNLVILLWLLYPVIWILGTEGTFGILPLYWETAAFMVLDLSAKVGFGVILLQSRSVLERVATPTAAPA, encoded by the coding sequence ATGGCCGCAACAGTTGGCCCGGAATCCATATGGCTGTGGATCGGCACGATCGGCATGACCCTCGGAACCCTGTACTTCGTCGGGCGCGGACGTGGCGTTCGCGACCAGAAGATGCAGGAGTTCTACATCATCACGATCTTCATCACGACCATCGCCGCTGCGATGTACTTCGCGATGGCGACCGGCTTCGGCGTCACCGAAGTCATGGTCGGCGACGAGGCGCTCACGGTTTACTGGGCGCGGTACGCCGACTGGCTGTTCACGACGCCGCTGCTGCTGCTCGACCTCGCGCTGCTGGCCGGGGCGAACCGAAACACGATCGCGACGCTGATCGGACTCGACATCTTCATGATCGGGACCGGCGCGATCGCGGCGTTCGCGTCCACCACGGGCACCCGGATCGCCTGGTGGGCGATCAGCACCGGCGCTCTGCTCACCCTGCTGTACGTCCTCGTCGGGACGCTCTCCGAGAACGCGCGCAGTCAGTCCCCCGAAGTCGCGTCGCTGTTCGGGAGACTCCGCAACCTGGTCATCCTGCTGTGGCTCCTCTACCCGGTGATTTGGATCCTTGGCACGGAGGGGACGTTCGGCATCCTCCCGCTGTACTGGGAAACCGCCGCGTTCATGGTGCTCGACCTCTCGGCGAAGGTCGGATTCGGAGTGATCCTGCTCCAGAGCCGCTCCGTCCTGGAGCGGGTCGCGACGCCGACGGCTGCGCCGGCCTGA